One Pyrenophora tritici-repentis strain M4 chromosome 5, whole genome shotgun sequence DNA window includes the following coding sequences:
- a CDS encoding Ubiquitin-protein ligase: MSLPKRIIKETERLVNEPVQGISATPHDDNLRYFDVTIDGPSQSPYEGGVFKLELFLPDDYPMTPPKVRFLTKIYHPNIDRLGRICLDVLKSNWSPALQIRTILLSIQALLGAPNPDDPLANDVAQAWKEDEKQAVKTAQEWTQQYAKP, translated from the exons ATGTCGCTGCCCAAACGAATCATCAAGGAGACCGAACGCTTGGTCAACGAGCC AGTTCAGGGAATCTCGGCAACACCGCACGACGACAACCTGAGGTACTTCGACGTCACCATCGATGGGCCGAGCCAGTCGCCGTACGAGG GGGGAGTGTTCAAGCTGGAGCTGTTCCTTCCGGACGACTACCCCATGACGCCGCCCAAGGTTCGCTTCCTCACCAAGATCTACCACCCGAACATCGACCGTCTGGGGCGCATCTGCCTCGATGTGCTGAAGA GCAACTGGTCGCCCGCGCTCCAGATCCGCACCATCCTGCTCTCGATCCAGGCACTCTTGGGTGCTCCCAACCCGGACGACCCTCTGGCCAACGACGTGGCTCAAGCCTGGAAGGAGGACGAGAAGCAAGCAGTCAAGACGGCGCAGGAGTGGACCCAGCAGTACGCGAAGCCCTGA
- a CDS encoding TT-ORF1 domain containing protein has protein sequence MRLAASITAILLLFSNFWALTGAQTTGAPADSPQDSDIYQSSYLGGDHNIDPSDLPHFTQIWNATFNSDEKHWARPLVHTLRSTGRQIVFTASTENRIRTFDAETGELLHERQVAPPWPMDRAYCTKLVSPTLGIMGTPVIYREAENEIAFFYVKSYIEDYREQGGAYPPLNSVYYLYGVYLDTLQDLYKYPMVIDGQPSDNDARKIFLGGLVLQRPALLLLGDVLYAGFGGLCDAFNYTGSIVAVNLATQSTYTWTTQAGNASLYTNDWTSWHGGGAGGIWQAGMGLSSNGKDVFFTIDNGGGSTSTTLDTAPRSGHFPLTVLSETVARVTLSEDSGLGIQLVDFFRPSDWQQDSGEDIGSGGFGLLDAAVFRSHDGARIGVATSTNPKLYVTRVDDLGGYLQGGNGTTDGILQTIPLDGEVFGGIASFPLEGGYIYVNPGNTGLSAYAFTQNSTSSSLFSFVGKASLVNGHWGGSGLPTVTSYKGKPGTGIIWATDVQQGLRAYRAVPVNGSLVELPLPKVEGAVRFGRPVFGDGKVFVVDGTGRLIAMGKNK, from the exons ATGCGCTTAGCAGCATCCATCACTGCCATCTTGCTGTTATTTTCCAATTTTTGGGCTCTCACGGGAGCGCAAACAACAGGTGCACCTGCCGACTCGCCCCAAGACTCAGACATATACCAGTCTTCCTATCTCGGTGGTGACCACAACATAGATCCATCAGATCTTCCGCACTTCACGCAGATATGGAACGCCACATTCAATTCAGACGAGAAA CATTGGGCTCGCCCCCTCGTGCACACCCTCAGATCCACCGGCCGGCAGATTGTCTTTACCGCCTCGACTGAAAACCGTATTCGTACTTTCGATGCAGAGACGGGTGAGTTGTTGCATGAACGCCAGGTAGCACCACCATGGCCCATGGACCGCGCATACTGCACAAAGCTTGTCAGCCCGACACTAGGAATTATGGGAACACCGGTCATCTACCGCGAAGCGGAAAACGAGATTGCGTTCTTCTACGTCAAGAGCTACATTGAGGATTATCGTGAACAAGGTGGAGCTTATCCGCCGCTCAATTCCGTGTACTATTTGTACGGGGTGTATTTAGACACATTGCAGGATTTGTACAAGTACCCTATGGTCATCGATGGCCAGCCTTCTGACAACGATGCACGCAAGATCTTTTTGGGCGGCTTGGTTCTGCAGAGGCCTGCTCTTCTGCTGTTGGGCGATGTGCTATACGCTGGTTTCGGAGGCTTGTGCGACGCTTTCAATTACACGGGTAGCATTGTGGCTGTCAATCTGGCCACACAGAGCACATATACCTGGACTACCCAGGCTGGAAACGCGAGTTTGTATACAAACGACTGGACTTCATGGCATGGCGGCGGGGCAGGAGGTATATGGCAAGCAGGCATGGGTCTCTCTTCCAACGGGAAAGATGTCTTCTTCACCATCGATAATGGTGGCGGTTCGACATCGACTACGCTCGATACAGCCCCCCGCTCCGGCCACTTCCCTCTTACTGTTCTCTCTGAAACCGTAGCACGTGTCACTCTCTCTGAAGACTCTGGCCTTGGCATCCAACTCGTCGATTTCTTCCGCCCCTCAGACTGGCAGCAAGACTCAGGCGAAGACATCGGAAGCGGTGGTTTCGGCCTCCTCGACGCCGCCGTCTTCAGATCTCACGATGGAGCACGTATTGGTGTCGCCACGTCTACAAATCCGAAACTGTACGTTACGCGCGTAGATGATCTAGGAGGGTATCTGCAAGGCGGCAATGGAACAACAGACGGTATTTTACAGACAATACCACTAGACGGCGAGGTGTTCGGCGGCATAGCCAGCTTCCCTTTGGAAGGTGGGTATATCTACGTCAATCCGGGCAACACGGGACTATCCGCTTACGCTTTCACACAAAACTCCACGTCCTCTTCGTTGTTCAGTTTTGTGGGCAAGGCTTCTCTAGTTAATGGGCACTGGGGTGGCTCTGGGCTACCAACGGTCACCAGCTACAAAGGTAAGCCTGGTACAGGGATTATATGGGCCACAGATGTACAGCAGGGGTTGAGAGCGTACAGAGCGGTGCCAGTGAATGGATCGTTAGTTGAGTTGCCGCTGCCAAAGGTCGAGGGTGCGGTGAGGTTTGGAAGACCGGTATTCGGAGATGGGAAGGTGTTTGTTGTTGATGGGACCGGAAGGTTGATTGCAATGGGTAAGAATAAGTAG
- a CDS encoding AraJ, Arabinose efflux permease has protein sequence MSFLVEHAKQAITDKQTNVVIFSATAIALYGYDQGMMSLINTNKHYLFTMGLAEESPMVGVIVAVYYLGCAVGAVLFSKLADALGRKKSIFFSLATASLGNGIMFIAGMGMLGKSSSIALGVMLTGRVIMGLGVGGIDAVIPTYSSELSSDDSRGKALAQEFQSNIFGLVMAFGINLFVTILLGKWNEWAWRIPIIVMQVYPVLLMAFVERLPESPRWFIFHDRQDDAKEALSEIYGDEGKEKFDELLEQHEKEKDEKVGYWEMLTPGHQQFHPTMMTVMCQVNQALTGYGAVSVYGPQIFELLGFSVRNSEYLTLGNYTSYFFLMTLAWLLIDALGRRKLLIHGSTILSTSFALLALFGGLVANSSDLHIPVLIPGIIGTVILFVATGAFGIGWLSTVWLFPTEVFPTTARAQGTAISVIIWGLANFGITFLTPVLFNNLDYFIFLVFAATNAFAGLWTYFYLPETGGRTFDENMDFFKEAAEQGTWRVAKVGKGEWKKMLYPDPEGEGNVDAERVPLLRRVEDQVPSVE, from the exons ATGTCCTTCCTCGTGGAACACGCGAAGCAGGCTATCACGGACAAGCAAACCAATGTTGTGATCTTCTCCGCCACAGCCATTGCACTGTACGGCTACGACCAGGGCATGATGTCCCTGATCAACACCAACAAACACTACCTTTTCACCATGGGGTTGGCTGAAGAATCGCCCATGGTCGGTGTCATAGTAGCAGTATACTACCTCGGTTGCGCCGTGGGCGCCGTCCTCTTTTCCAAGCTCGCCGACGCCTTAGGCCGCAAGAAGAGCATCTTCTTCAGTCTCGCAACCGCTAGTTTGGGCAACGGCATCATGTTTATCGCAGGCATGGGTATGCTGGGAAAGAGCAGCTCCATCGCATTAGGCGTCATGTTAACCGGTCGTGTGATTATGGGCCTGGGTGTAGGAGGCATCGACGCTGTCATCCCCACGTACTCGAGCGAACTCAGTTCCGACGATTCTCGCGGCAAAGCGCTAGCTCAGGAGTTCCAAAGCAACATCTTCGGGCTCGTCATGGCGTTTGGAATCAACTTGTTCGTCACCATTCTCCTCGGCAAATGGAACGAGTGGGCATGGCGAATTCCGATCATCGTCATGCAGGTTTATCCCGTGCTGCTCATGGCGTTTGTGGAAAGGTTGCCCGAGTCGCCAAGGTGGTTCATCTTCCATGATAGGCAGGATGATGCCAAAGAGGCGCTGAGCGAGATTTATGGGGATGAGGGCAAAGAAAAGTTTGATGAGTTGCTTGAGCAGCATgagaaggagaaggatgAGAAGGTCGGGTATTGGGAGATGTTGACACCGGGACATCAGCAGTTCCATCCTACCATGATGACGGTTATGTGCCAGGTTAATCAGGCGTTGACGGGTTACGGGGCGGTTAGTGTGTATGGGCCGCAGATTTTTGAG CTTCTAGGCTTCTCAGTCCGCAACTCGGAATACCTGACGCTCGGAAACTACACCTCCTACTTCTTCCTCATGACACTCGCCTGGCTCCTCATTGATGCCCTCGGCCGCCGCAAGCTCCTCATTCACGGCTCCACTATCCTCTCCACGTCTTTCGCACTCCTCGCTCTCTTTGGCGGCCTCGTAGCAAACTCATCGGACTTGCACATCCCCGTCCTCATCCCCGGCATCATCGGAACTGTCATTCTCTTCGTCGCAACCGGCGCTTTTGGAATCGGCTGGCTCTCTACCGTCTGGCTGTTCCCCACCGAGGTCTTCCCCACGACTGCACGCGCCCAGGGCACCGCAATCTCCGTTATCATTTGGGGTCTTGCTAACTTTGGAATCACATTCCTCACGCCTGTGCTGTTCAACAACCTGGATTATTTTATCTTTTTGGTGTTTGCAGCGACGAATGCGTTTGCGGGACTGTGGACATACTTCTATCTGCCTGAGACTGGGGGTCGGACGTTTGATGAGAATATGGATTTCTTCAAGGAGGCCGCGGAGCAGGGGACGTGGAGGGTCGCCAAGGTGGGCAAGGGCGAGTGGAAGAAGATGCTTTACCCGGACCCGGAGGGCGAGGGCAATGTAGATGCTGAGAGGGTGCCGTTATTGAGGAGGGTTGAGGATCAGGTGCCGAGTGTGGAGTAA
- a CDS encoding WD40 repeat protein, producing the protein MAATVGGPSAFESPTFHRDLSIIVDDEIGAASISPAGRDVVLASKSGLRIIDLDDPWSLPLFIPNQSSWDVADVQWSPFAARAEWIASTRNQLALVYNLSMPYNNKKAPIEYTLRAHDRAITDINFSAHHPDLLATCGVDSFVFVHDLRSRQAPLKLADYTAGATQVKWNRRNDKIIASAHDKYLHIWDTRHGANPLSTIAAHSTKIYGIDWNRNDPSKIMTCSLDATIKLWRDVGVRDNITTPRRVIRTHYPVWRARHTPFPHGILAMPQRGSSELWLYKHEDGSDPSTFTNNSVASFPGHDTNAQVREFLWRTRGSTDHGIDHRDFQLVSWGTDRRLHLHSLAPEKLEEAVGYRKGESFAQESTGTRKGAAYVSYRNGPIPTTTTTVRDEFGPPRQQRKGNLSTLLQNSLHNDELHTLRYKDPTHPRLHSETVPRETMTAQPIRRKDPRVVNHITWINGVKFGDSRHTNVDDQTHPKQHHRTEKHPYQEQNDLGSEISHVGNRYKKITFEQIDVPGRRIKVCFNGPWGDYDPTTEDARLAFLRFTIKFPTGYPKAIESVQSGTVVARIPTPLEIEFEKTTASISRENQEELINNMHRIADTCANQQKEALEAVLSYALGERALDDSLDLADDDDPLEDLGPLPGESSSEDEDHEGEFTDDVMQSSHTNANIPLPIQCTARFSVDGTLVVARIPIVKSAPGPEAYRLQITRSLRQGGLKNDIFDSFGRFTYQRSEGSDDGSSPTSSDGSWETSSSPSSSSDSGHARNAHIGNFQPPLAWQKAASRFQSRNSLPSSSGLRKQSPKTRSTVSILYSAIDRLVPSKRVLAEEYRIFGPGPTICEHNAEVARKHGFEDLADIWMLCKLILSDEVPLEILPQQYRRDQVLVLARRALVRIKRKDSGLDLRFDESDNVSNPKLRARVKWGHHVVVTWLIPSLFEHFERLADTQMLAMLSCIFAEPAAREGVTSAMAKMRQSQLPMSMEAPAFSLDYFPSADAAWSLFKPTISIPSTPSQTRFAAPVTEFGWQRLAKNHDTYGSHSSSNGPWGSDTVNSDPFTPYSTGNTPPVLSRAPTVRTAQTANHTPYGTSPEHSHGALKKSSTANFASAVAALSRPFANAISSSPPVRSRMDDLSTSAPTSGVTWGTTTFYGSDSHDQNNMAPSRSKYGKRSSFAQSEYASINYVDDSDSEYEKLDEDGGYTMSGTRENSMPGTPRDGEVGQSVIKVTLKNQDQFDDEACFSRPLLDMSRDWLHRAWREQYAEMLSRWELVSVRAEVLKFNGLVSYFPTEAHRTGSKPGSVSLTLKRSGDEEGDGRAARNLSQASSTLVPPTPVAAQVKRSPVASPRHFSFNPEATEFQPSTLPNALLEESTPAQEIALPTEQYLRLSIPALTPTIELDESLAGLGTSPGQNKLHPPPSRTSRPSLSRGTSNVSGASSWRDSRPRSTPNAPPKPIKSEAIYSCSICWIRVSGLFYLCPACGHVAHFGCMDEEIGADDGDCVVGCGCGCGLEDDDDRSRMEAFIEGVRAATAAGLAWEEGIEWQHSGASTPAMYSESGYGDLVTGGGSKVAGSGDEKRRDRLG; encoded by the exons ATGGCCGCCACCGTAGGTGGACCATCGGCATTCGAGTCGCCAACATTCCACCGCGATCTCTCCATCATAGTGGACGATGAGATTGGCGCCGCGAGCATTAGTCCAGCAGGTCGTGACGTCGTGCTCGCGAGCAAGAGTGGCCTTCGCATCATAGATCTGGACGATCCGTGGTCGCTGCCTCTCTTTATTCCAAATCAATCGTCGTGGGATGTGGCTGATGTGCAATGGTCTCCCTTTGCAGCACGCGCAGAATGGATCGCGTCGACCCGGAACCAGCTTGCCTTGGTGTACAACCTTTCCATGCCATATAACAACAAAAAAGCGCCTATCGAGTATACTCTACGCGCTCATGATCGAGCTATTACAGACATCAACTTCTCTGCCCACCATCCAGATCTCCTCGCAACATGTGGTGTAGACAGCTTTGTCTTCGTGCATGACCTCCGCAGCAGACAGGCACCCTTGAAACTTGCCGACTACACCGCTGGGGCGACTCAAGTGAAGTGGAACCGTAGAAATGACAAGATTATCGCGAGTGCCCACGACAAGTATCTTCATATCTGGGACACTCGCCATGGAGCAAACCCCCTTTCTACCATCGCCGCGCATAGCACCAAGATCTACGGCATTGACTGGAACCGCAATGACCCTAGCAAGATCATGACCTGTTCCCTCGATGCTACCATCAAGCTTTGGAGAGATGTGGGCGTCCGTGACAACATCACCACCCCTCGTCGCGTCATTCGCACTCATTATCCAGTATGGCGAGCCCGACACACGCCCTTTCCTCACGGCATTCTCGCCATGCCCCAGCGCGGCAGTTCCGAGCTCTGGCTCTACAAGCACGAGGATGGCAGTGACCCTTCGACCTTTACCAACAACAGCGTAGCTTCCTTTCCAGGCCACGACACTAACGCCCAAGTACGAGAATTTCTGTGGCGCACACGCGGCTCTACTGACCATGGCATTGACCATCGCGACTTTCAGCTGGTCTCGTGGGGGACTGACCGGCGTCTCCACTTACATAGCTTAGCACCAGAGAAGCTCGAAGAAGCCGTCGGCTACCGTAAAGGAGAGTCCTTTGCTCAAGAGTCCACTGGGACACGTAAAGGTGCAGCTTATGTCTCTTACCGCAATGGTCCAATACCCACTACTACCACAACCGTCCGAGATGAATTTGGTCCGCCTCGCCAGCAACGCAAAGGGAACCTGTCGACCCTCTTGCAAAACTCCCTCCACAACGATGAACTTCACACCTTGCGATATAAAGACCCAACGCATCCCCGTTTACACTCTGAAACCGTTCCGCGCGAGACCATGACTGCCCAGCCAATTCGTCGCAAAGACCCACGAGTTGTTAATCACATCACGTGGATTAACGGCGTCAAGTTTGGGGATTCGCGTCATACCAACGTCGACGACCAGACCCATCCCAAACAACACCATCGCACAGAAAAGCACCCTTATCAAGAGCAAAATGACTTGGGCTCTGAGATTTCACATGTTGGAAACAGATATAAGAAAATTACATTCGAGCAGATTGATGTACCCGGTCGCCGCATCAAAGTCTGTTTCAACGGTCCATGGGGTGACTACGACCCGACCACTGAGGACGCAAGACTTGCATTCCTTCGCTTTACCATCAAGTTTCCAACGGGATATCCAAAAGCCATTGAAAGTGTGCAGTCGGGAACTGTCGTTGCCAGAATACCGACCCCGTTGGAGATTGAGTTCGAGAAGACTACTGCATCCATTAGCCGAGAAAACCAAGAAGAGCTGATAAACAACATGCATCGCATTGCTGATACTTGTGCAAATCAGCAAAAGGAAGCACTAGAAGCGGTACTTTCCTATGCTCTGGGAGAGCGCGCATTAGATGACAGCCTGGACCTGGCCGATGATGATGATCCGTTAGAGGACCTTGGCCCCCTACCAGGAGAGAGCTCTAGTGAGGATGAGGACCATGAGGGCGAGTTTACTGACGACGTGATGCAATCTTCTCATACGAACGCCAATATCCCCCTTCCTATCCAGTGTACAGCTCGGTTCTCGGTAGATGGAACTCTAGTAGTTGCAAGAATACCCATAGTCAAGTCAGCGCCAGGCCCAGAGGCCTATAGACTTCAGATTACGAGAAGCCTTCGCCAGGGTGGTCTGAAGAATGATATATTCGACTCTTTCGGGCGCTTCACTTACCAACGTTCTGAAGGCTCTGATGACGGATCATCTCCAACTTCTTCCGACGGTTCGTGGGAAACATCTTCCTCTCCATCGTCTTCGTCCGACTCCGGCCATGCGCGAAACGCACACATTGGGAATTTTCAACCTCCTTTGGCCTGGCAGAAAGCTGCATCTCGATTCCAATCACGCAACTCGTTACCTTCTTCGAGTGGTTTACGAAAGCAATCGCCCAAGACCAGGTCCACGGTATCTATCCTGTATTCGGCAATAGATAGACTGGTCCCCAGCAAACGTGTCCTCGCGGAAGAATACCGTATTTTTGGTCCTGGGCCCACGATTTGTGAGCACAACGCAGAAGTAGCCCGGAAACATGGATTTGAGGACCTTGCGGATATCTGGATGCTTTGCAAGCTGATTTTGAGCGACGAGGTACCTCTGGAGATACTGCCTCAACAATATCGGCGGGATCAAGTACTTGTCCTCGCACGTCGAGCTCTCGTGAGGATCAAACGCAAGGATAGCGGACTAGATCTTCGGTTCGACGAGTCGGACAATGTGAGCAATCCTAAACTCAGGGCGCGGGTCAAGTGGGGCCACCACGTCGTTGTCACATGGTTGATACCCTCGCTCTTTGAACACTTCGAGCGACTCGCGGACACCCAAATGCTTGCTATGCTGTCTTGCATATTTGCGGAGCCTGCTGCTCGCGAGGGTGTGACGTCAGCCATGGCCAAAATGCGGCAGTCTCAGCTACCCATGTCCATGGAGGCGCCAGCTTTCTCACTGGATTACTTTCCTTCGGCAGATGCTGCGTGGAGTTTGTTCAAGCCTACAATATCTATTCCATCTACTCCTTCGCAAACACGATTTGCTGCACCAGTCACGGAGTTTGGCTGGCAGAGGCTGGCAAAGAATCATGACACTTACGGCAGCCACAGTAGTTCGAACGGGCCATGGGGTAGCGACACTGTCAATTCTGATCCGTTTACTCCATATTCTACTGGCAACACACCCCCAGTTTTGTCCAGGGCACCCACAGTGAGGACTGCACAGACCGCAAACCATACCCCGTACGGAACATCACCAGAGCACAGCCATGGAGCCCTCAAGAAAAGTTCAACTGCTAATTTTGCAAGTGCTGTTGCTGCACTGTCGCGCCCGTTTGCAAACGCCATTTCCTCGTCACCACCAGTCAGATCACGAATGGATGATCTTTCGACTTCTGCGCCAACTAGCGGAGTTACTTGGGGAACAACGACGTTCTATGGCAGTGACAGTCATGATCAGAACAACATGGCACCTTCGCGTTCGAAATATGGCAAGAGATCAAGTTTTGCACAGTCTGAGTATGCAAGCATCAACTATGTGGACGATTCCGATTCCGAGTACGAAAAGCTTGACGAGGATGGTGGCTACACCATGTCCGGCACGAGAGAGAATAGCATGCCTGGCACGCCTCGGGATGGCGAGGTTGGGCAAAGCGTCATCAAGGTTACGCTCAAGAATCAGGATCAATTCGATGATGAGGCTTGTTTCAGTCGGCCTCTACTAGATATGAGTAGAGACTGGTTGCATCGCGCATGGCGGGAGCAGTATGCTGAAATGCTCAGCCGATGGGAATTGGTCAGTGTTCGGGCAGAGGTACTCAAGTTTAATGGTCTTGTTTCCTACTTCCCAACCGAAGCTCATCGTACTGGCTCGAAGCCTGGCTCGGTTTCGCTCACACTCAAGCGATCTGGAGACGAAGAGGGAGATGGGAGAGCAGCTAGAAATCTGTCACAGGCTTCATCCACGTTGGTACCGCCAACACCCGTAGCAGCTCAGGTGAAGCGCTCGCCGGTTGCATCACCACGTCATTTTTCCTTCAACCCGGAAGCAACAGAGTTTCAACCCTCCACTTTGCCAAATGCCCTACTGGAAGAGTCGACGCCTGCTCAAGAAATTGCTCTTCCCACCGAACAGTACTTGCGCCTTTCCATCCCCGCCCTAACGCCTACGATAGAGCTAGATGAGAGCCTCGCAGGACTTGGTACATCACCCGGTCAGAATAAATTGCATCCTCCTCCGAGTAGAACAAGCAGACCTAGTTTGTCACGAGGAACATCCAATGTTTCCGGTGCCTCGTCATGGCGGGACAGCCGTCCGCGTTCAACGCCGAATGCACCTCCTAAGCCTATCAAGTCAGAAGCTATCTACAGCTGCAGTATCTGTTGGATACGCGTCTCAGGTCTCTTCTATCTCTGTCCCGCCTGCGGTCACGTTGCACATTTTGGCTGTATGGACGAGGAAATTGGCGCGGATGATGGCGACTGCGTAGttggttgtggttgtggttgtggcCTCGAAGACGATGACGACCGCAGCCGAATGGAGGCGTTCATTGAAGGAGTGCGTGCTGCTACTGCTGCGGGCCTCGCTTGGGAAGAAGGCATTGAGTGGCAGCACAGCGGAGCGAGTACTCCAGCCATGTACTCAGAGAGTGGCTATGGTGATTTGGTGACGGGTGGTGGAAGCAAAGTGGCTGGTAGTGGAGACGAGAAGAGAAGGGACAGGTTGGGG TAG